The proteins below are encoded in one region of Ornithinimicrobium avium:
- a CDS encoding cell wall-binding repeat-containing protein: MSIQHRTSRSRHSTGLRRRWVAGLTAGVLTLGGSLLSAAAAAPLPAAPGPEGKIQADVDAKLDDQGRATVLVRFGDRPDMTAFEDIEGWDERGQAVYDALTSTAESSQAAARATLDEAGVAYRSFFITNAILVTGGDRELLTSLALSPEVEGVYLPAKYDLPEPVVGEPQFITDAVEWGIADINADDVWSEFGATGEGIVVANIDTGVDYTHPALVDHYRGNNGDGTFTHDYNWFDAGGTGSDEPVDYDAHGTHTMGTMVGDDGGSNQIGVAPGATWIAANGCCPSDEALISSGEWMLAPTDLVGDNPRPDLRPNIINNSWGSGFPTNDPFMEDVAQAWAASGIFGVWSNGNMGPQCQTSGSPGSRSINYAVGAYDVDATIADFSSRGAGQDGAIKPDISAPGVDVRSSVPGGGYEAYSGTSMAAPHVAGTVALLWSAAPDLIGDVAFTRELLDGSAIDTPDDQCGGTDDDNNVYGEGRLDALALLASAPIGDTGRVVGTVTDSSTSDPVSGATVELQGERVRTTSTASDGTYGLRLGVGDWATTVSRFGYLTDSATVNVALDETTVHDVALDPAPSGTLSGTVTDGSGNGYPLYARISVQGAASVGTYTDPETGEYSLDLPVGTHVVRATSQLPGYQVASRSVVVVEADGTVADFALTIDPMTCTAPGYTLDLDGTSQSFDDLVLPAGWAVEDLEGRDLFWQFDDPMGIGNQTGGRAGFAEANSMVLGAGLDTVLVSPVVDASAMSNVTLAYQQMFDSWGDSSGAVEVSSDAGATWTEVREETSFVYGAVTLDLSEQLAGASAAQVRFRYRDPGPDEDFLWQVDDVFLGSRTCDPTGGGLVVGYVQDDIDGTGIVNAKVSSQDRPADVGTTRATPDDPELEDGFYWLHSLLVGTHPFVASARNYGTDTQPVDVAEGAVVRADFVLGQAVLSVEPTSISTSVRLGESDGGAFTVTNTGTSTAEITFGETRGGFEILRADGSRMTSTQMAGAKGAPLAESPVTFDPGVMLPSSGSTASSASSAPPRAAEEPWTDLPALPLPVLDNRVVSLDGQWYVLGGANDMDVITDVYRFDAVALEWMPVAPLPAPAMLPVAAAVGGRIVVSGGWGMDGSTLAETWIYDPAEDSWSSGAPMPDPVSAAGTGVVDGQVYAVGGCTNGECAPMSDLVQVYDPASDSWSQAAPLPEPISHQACGAVAGGLVCAGGFGEGDSLLDSTWTYDAASDSWSAASPAPVTFGGAASAAANSELLVVGGVQDDNVTNASWAYDPATDEWSSLPNANTATFRGGGACGFAKVGGMDDNFLPTDAAELLPGYDLCDSAGADVDWLFVDTEEATLTPGESVTVEVTTDSSAVNQPGTYTAGVTITANVPVGLAPVEVSMDVAPPLSWGKVTGTAYIEDCEGGQVAGDSILIDIAPVREGVGDGWVIMTDEVGTYARWINTQVGSLRMTATLGGFRPDTHLVTLVRGGTVTQDFSLLSQECQENPPGTVPPEVTRIAGLDRYATAARVSEQFAPGVRTVYVASGRNFPDALAAAARAGSLGGPVLLVRPDSVPAATRVALQRLDPRTVVVAGGTTAVSAGVESTLRGLVPDAVVSRRAGADRYGTAARIAAAYRSADVVYVAAGTNFPDALAGAARAADHRAPVLLVRQGSLPAVTASQLERLAPDRIVLLGGTSAVSRAVERQLRAYGTVERVAGDDRYDTAARLSQELATSQDVFVATGLDWPDALAGAARAGATGSPLLLVRTGRIPAVTWAELDRLDPGRVIVLGGTTVISGTVVDLLRTLE, translated from the coding sequence ATGTCGATCCAGCACCGCACCTCCCGCTCGCGGCACAGCACCGGCCTCCGGCGCAGGTGGGTCGCCGGGCTGACGGCCGGGGTCCTCACCCTCGGCGGAAGCCTCCTCAGCGCTGCCGCTGCGGCCCCGCTGCCCGCCGCGCCGGGCCCGGAGGGGAAGATCCAGGCCGACGTCGACGCCAAGCTGGACGACCAGGGCCGCGCGACGGTCCTGGTGCGGTTCGGCGACCGCCCCGACATGACGGCGTTCGAGGACATCGAGGGCTGGGACGAGCGGGGTCAGGCCGTCTACGACGCGCTCACCTCGACGGCCGAGAGCAGCCAGGCCGCGGCCCGCGCCACCCTGGACGAGGCCGGCGTGGCCTACCGGTCCTTCTTCATCACCAACGCGATCCTCGTCACCGGCGGCGACCGCGAGCTGCTGACCTCCCTGGCGCTCAGCCCCGAGGTCGAGGGTGTCTACCTGCCCGCGAAGTACGACCTGCCAGAGCCCGTCGTCGGCGAGCCGCAGTTCATCACCGACGCGGTCGAGTGGGGCATCGCCGACATCAACGCCGACGACGTCTGGTCCGAGTTCGGGGCGACGGGCGAGGGCATCGTGGTCGCCAACATCGACACCGGTGTCGACTACACCCACCCCGCCCTCGTCGATCACTACCGCGGCAACAACGGTGACGGCACCTTCACCCACGACTACAACTGGTTCGACGCCGGGGGCACCGGAAGCGACGAGCCGGTCGACTACGACGCTCACGGCACCCACACGATGGGCACGATGGTCGGCGACGACGGAGGCTCGAACCAGATCGGGGTGGCGCCCGGCGCGACGTGGATCGCCGCCAACGGCTGCTGCCCCTCGGACGAGGCGCTCATCTCCTCCGGCGAGTGGATGCTGGCCCCGACCGACCTGGTCGGCGACAACCCCCGCCCCGACCTGCGACCGAACATCATCAACAACTCCTGGGGCAGCGGCTTCCCGACGAACGACCCGTTCATGGAGGACGTCGCGCAGGCGTGGGCGGCCTCCGGGATCTTCGGCGTCTGGTCCAACGGCAACATGGGACCGCAGTGCCAGACGTCCGGGTCACCGGGCAGCCGCTCCATCAACTACGCGGTGGGCGCCTACGACGTCGACGCGACGATCGCGGACTTCTCCTCGCGCGGCGCGGGCCAGGACGGAGCCATCAAGCCCGACATCTCCGCGCCGGGCGTGGACGTGCGCTCCTCCGTGCCCGGCGGCGGCTACGAGGCCTACAGCGGCACCTCGATGGCCGCTCCGCACGTGGCCGGAACCGTCGCGCTGCTCTGGTCGGCCGCTCCGGACCTGATCGGCGACGTCGCCTTCACCCGAGAGCTCCTCGACGGCTCGGCGATCGACACGCCCGACGACCAGTGCGGCGGCACCGACGACGACAACAACGTCTACGGAGAGGGTCGGCTGGACGCGCTGGCCCTGCTCGCGTCCGCCCCCATCGGCGACACCGGTCGCGTCGTCGGCACGGTGACCGACTCCTCGACGTCCGACCCGGTCTCCGGGGCGACCGTGGAGCTGCAGGGCGAGCGGGTCCGCACCACCTCCACCGCCTCCGACGGCACCTACGGTCTGCGTCTCGGCGTCGGCGACTGGGCCACGACCGTCAGCAGGTTCGGCTACCTGACCGACTCCGCCACGGTCAACGTGGCCCTGGACGAGACCACCGTCCACGACGTCGCCCTCGATCCCGCGCCCAGCGGGACGTTGTCCGGCACGGTCACCGACGGGTCCGGCAACGGCTACCCGCTCTACGCCCGGATCAGCGTCCAGGGGGCCGCGTCGGTCGGCACCTACACCGACCCCGAGACCGGCGAGTACAGTCTCGACCTGCCGGTCGGGACGCACGTCGTGCGCGCCACCTCCCAGCTGCCCGGCTACCAGGTCGCGTCGCGCTCGGTGGTGGTCGTGGAGGCCGACGGCACCGTCGCGGACTTCGCCCTGACGATCGACCCGATGACGTGCACCGCGCCGGGCTACACGCTCGATCTCGACGGCACGTCGCAGAGCTTCGACGACCTGGTCCTGCCCGCGGGGTGGGCGGTCGAGGACCTCGAGGGCAGGGACCTGTTCTGGCAGTTCGACGACCCGATGGGCATCGGGAACCAGACCGGTGGCAGGGCCGGCTTCGCCGAGGCGAACAGCATGGTCCTGGGCGCCGGGCTGGACACCGTCCTCGTCTCACCTGTCGTCGACGCCTCCGCGATGTCGAACGTGACCCTCGCCTACCAGCAGATGTTCGACAGCTGGGGTGACTCCAGCGGCGCGGTCGAGGTCAGCTCGGACGCCGGCGCCACCTGGACCGAGGTCCGCGAGGAGACCTCCTTCGTGTACGGCGCGGTCACCCTCGACCTCAGCGAGCAGCTCGCCGGGGCGTCCGCCGCGCAGGTCCGCTTCCGTTACCGCGACCCCGGCCCGGATGAGGACTTCCTGTGGCAGGTGGACGACGTCTTCCTGGGCAGCCGCACCTGCGACCCGACCGGTGGCGGTCTGGTGGTCGGGTACGTCCAGGACGACATCGACGGCACCGGGATCGTCAACGCGAAGGTCAGCTCGCAGGACAGGCCGGCCGACGTCGGCACCACCCGCGCGACACCGGACGACCCTGAGCTGGAGGACGGCTTCTACTGGCTGCACTCCCTCCTGGTGGGGACGCACCCCTTCGTGGCCAGTGCCCGCAACTACGGCACAGACACGCAGCCGGTGGACGTGGCCGAGGGCGCGGTCGTGCGCGCCGACTTCGTCCTCGGTCAGGCCGTCCTGTCCGTCGAGCCCACGTCGATCTCGACGTCCGTGCGACTCGGCGAGTCCGACGGGGGCGCCTTCACCGTCACCAACACCGGCACCAGCACCGCCGAGATCACCTTCGGCGAGACCCGAGGCGGCTTCGAGATCCTGCGTGCCGACGGCAGCCGGATGACCAGCACGCAGATGGCCGGCGCGAAGGGCGCGCCGCTGGCCGAGAGTCCCGTCACCTTCGACCCCGGCGTCATGCTCCCGTCCTCGGGGTCGACGGCCTCGTCCGCATCCTCGGCACCGCCCCGCGCGGCGGAGGAGCCGTGGACGGACCTGCCGGCCCTGCCGCTGCCCGTGCTCGACAACCGCGTCGTCTCCCTCGACGGGCAGTGGTACGTCCTCGGGGGGGCGAACGACATGGACGTGATCACCGACGTGTACCGCTTCGACGCGGTCGCGCTGGAGTGGATGCCGGTCGCTCCCCTGCCCGCGCCCGCGATGCTGCCGGTCGCAGCCGCGGTCGGCGGCCGGATCGTGGTGTCCGGCGGCTGGGGAATGGACGGCAGCACCCTCGCCGAGACCTGGATCTACGACCCCGCGGAGGACAGCTGGTCCTCCGGTGCTCCGATGCCGGACCCTGTCTCGGCGGCGGGCACCGGCGTGGTCGACGGTCAGGTCTACGCCGTCGGCGGTTGCACCAACGGCGAGTGCGCCCCGATGAGCGACCTGGTCCAGGTCTACGACCCCGCCTCCGACAGCTGGTCGCAGGCCGCTCCGCTCCCGGAGCCGATCTCCCACCAGGCGTGCGGCGCGGTGGCCGGCGGCCTCGTCTGCGCCGGCGGGTTCGGCGAGGGCGACTCCCTCCTGGACAGCACCTGGACCTACGACGCTGCCTCCGACAGCTGGTCCGCAGCGTCCCCCGCCCCGGTGACCTTCGGCGGAGCGGCGTCGGCAGCAGCCAACTCCGAGCTGCTCGTGGTGGGCGGGGTCCAGGACGACAACGTGACCAACGCCTCCTGGGCCTACGACCCGGCGACGGACGAGTGGTCCTCGCTGCCGAACGCCAACACGGCCACCTTCCGTGGCGGTGGCGCCTGCGGCTTCGCCAAGGTCGGCGGGATGGACGACAACTTCCTCCCCACGGACGCGGCCGAGCTGCTGCCCGGCTACGACCTGTGCGACTCCGCCGGCGCCGACGTCGACTGGCTCTTCGTCGACACCGAGGAGGCGACGCTGACTCCCGGTGAGAGCGTGACGGTGGAGGTGACCACGGACAGCTCGGCGGTCAACCAGCCCGGGACCTACACGGCAGGGGTCACGATCACCGCCAACGTCCCGGTCGGTCTCGCCCCCGTCGAGGTCTCGATGGACGTCGCTCCCCCGCTGTCGTGGGGCAAGGTGACGGGCACCGCCTACATCGAGGACTGTGAGGGCGGCCAGGTGGCCGGCGACAGCATCCTGATCGACATCGCGCCGGTGCGCGAGGGCGTCGGTGACGGCTGGGTGATCATGACCGACGAGGTCGGCACCTACGCCCGGTGGATCAACACCCAGGTCGGGTCGTTGCGGATGACCGCGACCCTCGGCGGGTTCCGGCCCGACACCCACCTCGTCACCCTCGTCCGGGGCGGCACCGTGACCCAGGACTTCTCCCTGCTCTCCCAGGAGTGCCAGGAGAACCCGCCCGGGACGGTCCCGCCCGAGGTGACCCGGATCGCCGGACTCGACCGCTACGCCACCGCGGCGCGGGTCTCGGAGCAGTTCGCACCGGGGGTCCGGACCGTCTACGTGGCGTCGGGACGCAACTTCCCCGACGCGCTCGCGGCGGCCGCCCGGGCCGGCTCGCTGGGTGGTCCGGTCCTGCTCGTCCGGCCCGACTCGGTGCCGGCCGCGACCAGGGTCGCCCTGCAGCGGCTCGACCCGAGGACCGTCGTGGTCGCCGGCGGCACGACCGCGGTGTCCGCCGGGGTGGAGAGCACCCTGCGCGGCCTGGTGCCGGACGCCGTGGTGAGCCGTCGGGCAGGCGCGGACCGCTACGGCACCGCGGCCCGGATCGCGGCGGCCTACCGCTCGGCGGACGTCGTCTACGTGGCGGCCGGCACCAACTTCCCGGACGCCCTCGCCGGCGCGGCCCGGGCGGCAGACCACCGGGCGCCAGTCCTGCTCGTGCGTCAGGGCTCGTTGCCGGCGGTCACCGCCTCCCAGCTGGAGCGGCTCGCGCCCGACCGGATCGTCCTGCTCGGCGGCACCTCCGCGGTGTCGAGGGCGGTCGAGCGCCAGCTGCGTGCCTACGGAACGGTCGAGCGGGTGGCCGGGGACGACCGGTACGACACCGCGGCGCGGCTGTCGCAGGAGCTGGCGACGTCCCAGGACGTGTTCGTCGCCACCGGGCTCGACTGGCCGGACGCGCTCGCCGGTGCCGCGCGCGCCGGGGCGACCGGGTCACCGCTGCTGCTGGTCCGCACGGGCCGGATCCCGGCGGTCACCTGGGCCGAGCTCGACCGGCTGGACCCCGGCCGCGTCATCGTGCTCGGCGGGACCACCGTGATCTCGGGGACGGTGGTCGACCTGCTGCGCACGCTGGAGTGA
- the msrB gene encoding peptide-methionine (R)-S-oxide reductase MsrB has product MTTQHSTPATDAAKGGTAYPAAVSEQEWRERLTPAEYQVLREAGTERPFTGEYNESTTEGVYACRACGAELFRSETKFASHCGWPSFYAPLAQDRVEYLEDSSLGRVRTEVRCASCGSHLGHVFEGEGYDTPTDQRFCMNSISMTLVPTED; this is encoded by the coding sequence ATGACGACCCAGCACAGCACCCCCGCGACCGACGCCGCCAAGGGCGGCACCGCATACCCCGCCGCCGTCAGCGAGCAGGAGTGGCGCGAGCGCCTCACCCCCGCCGAGTACCAGGTGCTGCGCGAGGCCGGCACCGAGCGCCCCTTCACCGGGGAGTACAACGAGAGCACGACCGAGGGCGTCTACGCCTGCCGTGCCTGCGGTGCCGAGCTGTTCCGCAGCGAGACCAAGTTCGCCAGCCACTGCGGCTGGCCCAGCTTCTACGCCCCGCTGGCGCAGGACCGCGTCGAGTACCTCGAGGACTCCTCCCTCGGGCGGGTGCGCACCGAGGTGCGCTGCGCTTCCTGCGGCTCGCACCTGGGTCACGTCTTCGAGGGCGAGGGCTACGACACGCCCACCGACCAGCGCTTCTGCATGAACAGCATCTCGATGACGCTGGTGCCCACCGAGGACTGA
- the hemQ gene encoding hydrogen peroxide-dependent heme synthase — translation MTDTTQMSDEQLDQIHSATRYAAYSVFRAVVPITEDRAALAAEVRALLTELEGEGLVVRGLYDVAGLRADADLMIWWHAEKVQTIQSAYQRFRRTQLGRHLEPVWSNVGVHRPAEFNRGHVPSFLEGKEPKDFACVYPFVRSYDWYVLDAADRSRMLKEHGQAARDFKDVLPNTIASFALGDYEWLLCFEADEPHRIVDLMRELRAVEARLHVREEVPFYTGQRVEVEDLLTRLP, via the coding sequence ATGACCGACACCACCCAGATGTCCGACGAGCAGCTCGACCAGATCCACTCCGCCACCCGCTACGCGGCCTACTCCGTGTTCCGGGCGGTCGTGCCGATCACTGAGGACCGCGCCGCCCTGGCAGCCGAGGTCCGTGCGCTGCTGACCGAGCTGGAGGGCGAAGGGCTGGTCGTCCGGGGCCTCTACGACGTCGCCGGCCTGCGTGCCGACGCGGACCTGATGATCTGGTGGCACGCGGAGAAGGTGCAGACCATCCAGTCCGCCTACCAGCGCTTCCGCCGCACCCAGCTCGGCCGGCACCTGGAGCCGGTCTGGTCCAACGTCGGCGTCCACCGACCCGCGGAGTTCAACCGTGGACACGTGCCGTCCTTCCTCGAGGGCAAGGAGCCCAAGGACTTCGCCTGCGTCTACCCGTTCGTGCGGTCCTATGACTGGTACGTGCTCGACGCCGCCGACCGCTCCCGGATGCTCAAGGAGCACGGCCAGGCGGCCCGCGACTTCAAGGACGTGCTGCCCAACACCATCGCCTCGTTCGCGCTGGGCGACTACGAGTGGCTGCTGTGCTTCGAGGCGGACGAGCCGCACCGGATCGTCGACCTGATGCGCGAGCTGCGGGCCGTCGAGGCGCGCCTGCACGTGCGCGAGGAGGTCCCGTTCTACACCGGGCAGCGGGTCGAGGTCGAGGACCTGCTCACCCGGCTGCCCTGA
- the hemG gene encoding protoporphyrinogen oxidase, with amino-acid sequence MTSYLVLGGGISGLTAADDLLRADPRAEVMVLEGNDRVGGKLRSAELAGRHLDVGAEAVLARRPEGLELIGRAGLGDDVVHPTGARASIWSRGALHAVPTRTFMGVPADPSALRGLLTEAEVARAEHELALPTGQADVSVADLVGPRLGAAVVQRLVEPLLGGVYAGHADVLSAAVTLPALLRAARAGESLVAAVAALLPPPPEDHARTSPRPPVFATVAGGLHRLPPALAEGLQRRGATVRSGTLVRELHALAGGGFEVVTGPRPDPTAYRADRVVLALPPTPSARLLHDVAPEASELLAGVATASTAVVTLAFRSEELGPLEASGFLVPRADGRRIKASTFSAAKWEWVADAGRGAGPDGADLTFLRVSVGRHGEEVVLQVPDPALVRTCLAELGQALGRELPAPVHRHVQRWGGALPQPAVGHLDRVAAVRTALERVPGLAACGAAYDGVGIPACVASAHRAVAQLSG; translated from the coding sequence GTGACCTCCTACCTCGTGCTCGGCGGCGGCATCAGCGGCCTCACCGCGGCGGACGACCTCCTGCGCGCCGACCCGCGGGCGGAGGTGATGGTCCTCGAGGGCAACGACCGCGTGGGCGGCAAGCTGCGGTCGGCCGAGCTCGCCGGACGGCACCTCGACGTGGGCGCGGAAGCCGTGCTCGCGCGCCGTCCGGAGGGGCTCGAGCTGATCGGGCGTGCCGGTCTGGGCGACGACGTGGTGCACCCGACCGGGGCACGGGCCAGCATCTGGTCGCGCGGCGCGCTGCACGCCGTGCCGACGCGGACCTTCATGGGTGTTCCCGCCGACCCGTCCGCGCTGCGCGGCCTGCTCACCGAGGCCGAGGTCGCGCGGGCGGAGCACGAGCTGGCGCTGCCCACCGGGCAGGCGGACGTGTCGGTCGCGGACCTGGTCGGGCCACGGCTGGGGGCCGCCGTCGTCCAGCGGCTGGTCGAGCCGCTCCTCGGCGGGGTCTACGCCGGTCACGCGGACGTCCTCTCCGCGGCGGTGACGCTGCCGGCGCTCCTGCGCGCGGCCCGGGCGGGGGAGTCGCTCGTGGCCGCCGTGGCGGCCCTGCTGCCGCCGCCCCCCGAGGACCACGCCCGGACCTCGCCGCGTCCGCCGGTCTTCGCCACCGTCGCCGGCGGTCTGCACCGGCTGCCGCCCGCGCTCGCCGAGGGTCTCCAGCGCCGGGGTGCCACGGTCCGCTCCGGGACCCTCGTCCGCGAGCTGCACGCGCTGGCCGGAGGCGGCTTCGAGGTGGTGACAGGACCGCGGCCCGACCCCACGGCCTACCGTGCCGACCGGGTGGTCCTGGCGCTGCCGCCGACCCCCTCGGCCCGGCTGCTGCACGACGTCGCGCCGGAGGCCTCCGAGCTGCTCGCCGGCGTGGCGACGGCGTCGACCGCGGTGGTCACGCTCGCCTTCCGCAGCGAGGAGCTCGGCCCGCTGGAGGCGTCCGGCTTCCTCGTGCCGCGCGCCGACGGCCGGAGGATCAAGGCGTCGACGTTCAGCGCGGCCAAGTGGGAGTGGGTGGCCGATGCCGGTCGCGGGGCCGGGCCGGACGGCGCCGACCTCACCTTCCTGCGCGTCTCCGTGGGTCGCCACGGCGAGGAGGTGGTCCTCCAGGTGCCCGACCCCGCGCTGGTCCGGACGTGCCTGGCAGAGCTCGGCCAGGCGCTCGGTCGCGAGCTGCCCGCGCCCGTCCACCGGCACGTGCAGCGCTGGGGCGGGGCCCTGCCGCAGCCCGCCGTCGGCCACCTGGACCGGGTCGCGGCCGTGCGCACGGCGCTGGAAAGGGTGCCGGGGCTCGCCGCCTGCGGCGCGGCCTACGACGGTGTCGGGATCCCGGCCTGCGTGGCCTCCGCGCACCGCGCCGTCGCGCAGCTCAGCGGCTGA
- a CDS encoding DUF4349 domain-containing protein produces the protein MDTRKRVLAPLLLILALVLGACSASGGSAGTAADQAQADGAVGMDAGAPAEQPAADESAADGSEARLADGGVEGLVAQAAVAGDGAPLMVRTVDVELLVEDVLEAVSRTRAAVVAVDGWVSSEEVRPGADDDPGWATLVLRVPSADLDATVTTLGDLGKVTSSRSSAEDVTTEYRDVEARVATLEASAARLRDLVQEAGSVESIANLERELAAREADLDALKARMKVLQEDVSRSTITLHLAEDAATLAQTVPRTGFLAGLQQGWAAFTASVTLLLTALGGVLPFAVVAALVALPLLAWRRRVRRGTRPGSREASPGPSPAVPDGAAD, from the coding sequence ATGGACACCCGCAAGCGCGTGCTCGCGCCCCTCCTGCTGATCCTCGCCCTCGTGCTCGGCGCCTGCAGCGCCTCCGGGGGCTCTGCCGGCACCGCGGCCGACCAGGCGCAGGCCGACGGCGCCGTCGGGATGGACGCGGGGGCGCCGGCCGAGCAGCCGGCCGCCGACGAGTCCGCCGCCGACGGCTCCGAGGCCCGGCTCGCCGACGGCGGGGTCGAGGGTCTGGTCGCGCAGGCGGCGGTCGCCGGCGACGGTGCCCCGCTGATGGTCCGCACCGTCGACGTCGAGCTGCTGGTCGAGGACGTCCTCGAGGCCGTCAGCCGGACCCGGGCCGCCGTGGTCGCCGTGGACGGCTGGGTCTCCTCCGAGGAGGTCCGTCCCGGCGCCGACGACGACCCCGGCTGGGCCACCCTGGTGCTGCGGGTGCCCTCGGCCGACCTGGACGCGACCGTGACCACCCTGGGTGACCTGGGCAAGGTCACCTCGAGCCGCAGCAGCGCCGAGGACGTCACCACCGAGTACCGCGACGTCGAGGCCCGCGTGGCGACCCTGGAGGCCAGCGCCGCCCGGCTCCGAGACCTGGTGCAGGAGGCCGGCTCGGTGGAGTCGATCGCCAACCTCGAGCGCGAGCTGGCCGCCCGCGAGGCCGACCTCGACGCGCTCAAGGCCCGGATGAAGGTGCTCCAGGAGGACGTCAGCCGCTCCACGATCACCCTCCACCTGGCCGAGGACGCGGCCACCCTCGCGCAGACCGTGCCGCGCACCGGCTTCCTGGCCGGCCTCCAGCAGGGCTGGGCGGCCTTCACCGCCTCGGTCACCCTCCTCCTCACCGCCCTCGGCGGGGTCCTGCCGTTCGCTGTCGTCGCCGCCCTCGTGGCGCTGCCGCTGCTCGCCTGGCGCCGCCGGGTCCGTCGCGGCACGCGTCCAGGCAGCCGGGAAGCGAGCCCGGGGCCCTCCCCGGCGGTGCCCGACGGCGCCGCTGACTAG
- the nadE gene encoding ammonia-dependent NAD(+) synthetase translates to MTDTQRQHEIRTALEVVDPTAFDAAAEAERRIGFLTAYLEATGTRGFVLGISGGVDSTLAGRLAQVACERVRIQGGEARFAAVRLPYHVQKDEHDAVAALQFIRPDEEFTVDIGPGVDAQWEALLGAGVNFEQDRADYHRGNVKARLRMVAQFAIAGGSGRLVLGTDQAAEAAVGFYTKFGDGAADLVPLFGLPKRRVRQIARHLDCPEHLVEKVPTADLENDRPLVADEVALGVSYAAVDDYLEGKQVSAQEEATILGWYDATAHKRALPVTPGTFLKDR, encoded by the coding sequence GTGACCGACACCCAGCGCCAGCACGAGATCCGCACCGCCCTCGAGGTGGTCGATCCGACCGCCTTCGACGCGGCGGCCGAGGCGGAGCGACGGATCGGCTTCCTCACCGCCTACCTGGAGGCGACCGGGACCAGGGGCTTCGTCCTGGGCATCAGCGGCGGGGTCGACTCCACGCTCGCCGGACGCCTGGCGCAGGTCGCCTGCGAACGGGTCCGGATCCAGGGCGGCGAGGCCCGGTTCGCCGCCGTGCGGCTGCCCTACCACGTGCAGAAGGACGAGCACGACGCGGTCGCGGCGCTGCAGTTCATCCGGCCCGACGAGGAGTTCACCGTCGACATCGGGCCGGGGGTCGATGCCCAGTGGGAGGCGCTGCTGGGCGCCGGGGTGAACTTCGAGCAGGACCGGGCCGACTACCACCGCGGCAACGTCAAGGCCCGGCTCCGGATGGTGGCGCAGTTCGCCATCGCCGGTGGCTCCGGGCGGCTGGTGCTGGGCACCGACCAGGCTGCCGAGGCGGCCGTCGGCTTCTACACCAAGTTCGGCGACGGGGCGGCCGACCTCGTGCCGCTCTTCGGGCTGCCCAAGCGCCGGGTCCGGCAGATCGCCCGGCACCTCGACTGCCCCGAGCACCTCGTCGAGAAGGTGCCGACCGCCGACCTGGAGAACGACAGGCCGCTCGTCGCCGACGAGGTCGCGCTCGGCGTCAGCTACGCCGCCGTCGACGACTACCTCGAGGGCAAGCAGGTCTCTGCGCAGGAGGAGGCGACCATCCTGGGCTGGTACGACGCCACCGCGCACAAGAGGGCCCTGCCGGTCACTCCCGGCACCTTCCTCAAGGACCGCTGA
- the hemE gene encoding uroporphyrinogen decarboxylase, which yields MPDPSDSALVRAARQQPVPHTPVWFMRQAGRSLPEYRALRAEVPMLEACRTPDLVTEITMQPVRRHGVDAAIFFSDIVVPLAAAGVDVDIVPGTGPVVARPVRTRADLDRIPELTPEHVPDITESVRRLVAELGATPLIGFAGAPFTLASYLVEGGPSRNHERTKAMMHGDPQLWHDLCARLAQIALTFLRVQAQAGASVVQLFDSWVGHLGRADYLSHVEPHSRAVLEGVADLGVPRIHFGVGTGELLSVMADAGAEVVGVDYRVSLTDAVARTGGRYAVQGNLDPALLFAPWEPLEQRVREIVREGVAAPGHIFNLGHGVLPATDPGVLTRVVELVHEVSAR from the coding sequence GTGCCAGACCCCTCAGACAGTGCCCTCGTCCGCGCCGCCCGCCAGCAGCCCGTCCCGCACACCCCCGTGTGGTTCATGCGCCAGGCGGGACGCTCGCTGCCGGAGTACCGCGCGCTGCGCGCCGAGGTCCCGATGCTCGAGGCGTGCCGCACGCCGGACCTCGTCACCGAGATCACGATGCAGCCGGTGCGCCGTCACGGGGTGGACGCCGCGATCTTCTTCAGCGACATCGTCGTCCCCCTCGCCGCCGCGGGCGTCGACGTCGACATCGTCCCGGGGACCGGGCCGGTGGTGGCCCGGCCGGTGCGCACCCGGGCGGACCTGGACCGCATACCGGAGCTGACCCCCGAGCACGTCCCGGACATCACCGAGTCGGTGCGCCGCCTCGTCGCCGAGCTCGGCGCCACCCCGCTCATCGGCTTCGCCGGGGCGCCGTTCACGCTCGCCTCCTACCTGGTCGAGGGCGGTCCCTCGCGCAACCACGAGCGCACCAAGGCGATGATGCACGGCGACCCGCAGCTGTGGCACGACCTGTGCGCGCGCCTGGCGCAGATCGCGCTGACCTTCCTGCGCGTGCAGGCGCAGGCCGGAGCCTCCGTGGTCCAGCTCTTCGACTCCTGGGTCGGCCACCTCGGGCGCGCCGACTACCTGAGCCACGTCGAGCCGCACAGCCGTGCGGTGCTCGAGGGCGTGGCCGACCTCGGCGTCCCGCGCATCCACTTCGGGGTAGGCACCGGTGAGCTGCTGTCCGTGATGGCGGACGCGGGCGCGGAGGTGGTCGGCGTCGACTACCGCGTCTCCCTCACCGACGCGGTCGCCCGCACGGGCGGCAGGTATGCCGTGCAGGGCAACCTCGACCCGGCCCTCCTCTTCGCGCCGTGGGAGCCCCTCGAGCAGCGGGTGCGCGAGATCGTCCGGGAGGGGGTCGCCGCGCCGGGCCACATCTTCAACCTCGGCCACGGGGTGCTGCCCGCGACCGACCCCGGCGTCCTCACCCGGGTCGTCGAGCTCGTGCACGAGGTGTCTGCCCGCTGA